In Hoplias malabaricus isolate fHopMal1 chromosome 6, fHopMal1.hap1, whole genome shotgun sequence, a single window of DNA contains:
- the zbtb22b gene encoding zinc finger and BTB domain-containing protein 22b isoform X2: MSTVSIPAVMDPLAFESVLSCAYTGQLRMLREDLVNYLTVGSVLQMWHIVDKCTELLKEAKGGSSGPQVTGAAPENTRCSSSGNKDAYGDVGDTQTMEQHPNRPSLGESQSPSSTNYFSPKDASFGGNMLSTGTAGDGGLNSTPNYCMPSSREETFLIEEEEEEDDDELLYPRKQERGSSRRKKSIPASDHEMGESDSFGVSSYQDGESSPPQKRPTYSQPSIMPRKQWVVVKTERSRDDDLIVVSGEEGGEDEEERELEITKVREKERTFNISNVRTLSAELGTREEMEAQVDFCQSSEDYLKFESGIMEQASSQHALENPSNRGVSALLGSVQSTTARAQLFPLDMQGNQILLYNQSTLDSSPPLGVSGGLPGVSLKGNVEHGAVHLSGQVGMDGGLEGLDGSGTGTSGKVFMCHCGKRFTHKSMRDRHINMHLDLRPFHCPVCAKKFKMKHHLTEHMKTHTGLKPYDCHGCGKKFMWRDSFMRHRSHCERRSGITVSSEVRGSEGTVVSPPHHIQHQSSSSEGTQGSNAGRSGIPVLSPHNSSSSNSAVSCLTMAVPGPILGINNQSGMYGLGSGVLGLGVSHNVCEEEVSEVSVDESSVT; this comes from the exons ATGTCTACTGTGTCCATACCAGCGGTCATGGATCCACTGGCTTTTGAGAGTGTCCTCAGCTGTGCGTACACAGGGCAGCTGCGAATGCTGCGTGAAGACCTTGTTAACTACCTCACTGTTGGGAGTGTACTTCAGATGTGGCACATTGTGGACAAATGCACAGAACTACTCAAAGAGGCCAAGGGAGGATCTAGTGGACCGCAGGTAACCGGTGCTGCCCcagaaaacaccagatgtagtAGCAGTGGTAACAAGGATGCCTACGGAGATGTAGGAGACACTCAGACTATGGAGCAACATCCTAACCGTCCCTCATTGGGTGAGAGTCAGTCTCCCAGCAGCACAAATTATTTCAGTCCAAAAGATGCTAGTTTTGGTGGGAATATGTTGAGTACTGGAACAGCAGGAGATGGAGGTTTGAATTCCACCCCTAACTACTGCATGCCATCCAGTCGAGAGGAGACTTTTCTaattgaggaggaggaagaggaagatgacGATGAGCTCTTGTACCCAAGGAAACAGGAACGGGGGAGCAGCAGGAGAAAAAAGTCCATCCCAGCTTCTGATCATGAAATGGGAGAGAGTGACAGTTTTGGAGTGTCATCCTACCAAGATGGAGAGTCGTCCCCACCCCAGAAACGCCCCACCTATAGTCAACCTAGCATTATGCCTCGTAAGCAATGGGTAGTGGTAAAAACTGAACGCTCCAGGGATGACGACCTTATTGTAGTTTCAGGAGAGGAAGGAggtgaagatgaagaggagagGGAGCTGGAGATTACAAAAGTgcgagaaaaagagaggacTTTTAATATTTCGAATGTTAGGACACTCTCTGCAGAGCTTGGCACCAGGGAAGAAATGGAAGCACAG GTTGACTTCTGTCAGTCCTCCGAAGACTACCTCAAGTTTGAAAGTGGTATAATGGAACAGGCATCATCACAACACGCTCTTGAAAACCCCAGCAATCGGGGAGTTTCTGCATTATTAGGTTCTGTTCAGTCCACTACTGCAAGAGCCCAGCTTTTCCCACTAGACATGCAAGGCAATCAAATCCTCCTTTATAATCAGTCTACTCTAGACTCTTCTCCTCCACTGGGTGTTTCAGGAGGATTGCCTGGTGTGTCTTTAAAAGGGAATGTGGAGCATGGAGCCGTCCACTTGTCTGGACAGGTTGGAATGGATGGCGGATTAGAGGGTTTAGATGGCAGTGGAACTGGCACCTCAGGCAAAGTTTTTATGTGCCACTGTGGCAAAAGGTTTACCCACAAGAGCATGCGAGACCGTCACATTAACATGCACCTGGATCTGCGGCCTTTCCACTGTCCTGTATGCGCTAAGAAGTTCAAGATGAAGCACCACCTCACAGAGCACATGAAGACACATACAGGTTTAAAGCCCTACGACTGCCATGGCTGTGGGAAGAAGTTCATGTGGCGTGACAGCTTTATGAGGCACAGGTCCCATTGTGAGAGGCGCAGTGGGATCACGGTTAGTAGTGAGGTACGAGGATCAGAAGGGACAGTGGTCTCCCCACCACATCACATTCAGCACCAGTCTTCAAGTAGTGAAGGTACTCAAGGAAGCAATGCTGGTAGAAGTGGAATTCCCGTTTTGTCTCCACATAACTCAAGTTCCAGTAACAGTGCAGTATCTTGTTTGACCATGGCAGTCCCTGGACCTATTTTAGGGATAAATAACCAAAGTGGCATGTATGGTCTTGGTTCTGGTGTTCTTGGGTTGGGAGTAAGTCATAATGTATGTGAAGAAGAGGTTAGTGAAGTTAGTGTTGATGAAAGCAGCGTCACTTAA
- the zbtb22b gene encoding zinc finger and BTB domain-containing protein 22b isoform X1, whose translation MQSTAGENSCDGTPGGSTGSVVQVCFPNVQASVLDCLNRQREDGQLCDLSIHVQDQVFKAHRCVLAASSPYFHDQVLLKNMSTVSIPAVMDPLAFESVLSCAYTGQLRMLREDLVNYLTVGSVLQMWHIVDKCTELLKEAKGGSSGPQVTGAAPENTRCSSSGNKDAYGDVGDTQTMEQHPNRPSLGESQSPSSTNYFSPKDASFGGNMLSTGTAGDGGLNSTPNYCMPSSREETFLIEEEEEEDDDELLYPRKQERGSSRRKKSIPASDHEMGESDSFGVSSYQDGESSPPQKRPTYSQPSIMPRKQWVVVKTERSRDDDLIVVSGEEGGEDEEERELEITKVREKERTFNISNVRTLSAELGTREEMEAQVDFCQSSEDYLKFESGIMEQASSQHALENPSNRGVSALLGSVQSTTARAQLFPLDMQGNQILLYNQSTLDSSPPLGVSGGLPGVSLKGNVEHGAVHLSGQVGMDGGLEGLDGSGTGTSGKVFMCHCGKRFTHKSMRDRHINMHLDLRPFHCPVCAKKFKMKHHLTEHMKTHTGLKPYDCHGCGKKFMWRDSFMRHRSHCERRSGITVSSEVRGSEGTVVSPPHHIQHQSSSSEGTQGSNAGRSGIPVLSPHNSSSSNSAVSCLTMAVPGPILGINNQSGMYGLGSGVLGLGVSHNVCEEEVSEVSVDESSVT comes from the exons ATGCAGTCAACAGCAGGAGAGAACAGTTGTGATGGCACACCTGGTGGGTCTACTGGGTCGGTGGTTCAGGTGTGCTTTCCTAATGTGCAAGCCTCTGTGCTAGACTGCCTTAACCGACAGCGTGAAGATGGACAGTTGTGTGACCTCTCCATTCATGTTCAGGACCAGGTGTTCAAAGCTCATCGCTGTGTATTAGCTGCGTCCTCACCTTACTTCCATGACCAG GTGCTACTGAAGAATATGTCTACTGTGTCCATACCAGCGGTCATGGATCCACTGGCTTTTGAGAGTGTCCTCAGCTGTGCGTACACAGGGCAGCTGCGAATGCTGCGTGAAGACCTTGTTAACTACCTCACTGTTGGGAGTGTACTTCAGATGTGGCACATTGTGGACAAATGCACAGAACTACTCAAAGAGGCCAAGGGAGGATCTAGTGGACCGCAGGTAACCGGTGCTGCCCcagaaaacaccagatgtagtAGCAGTGGTAACAAGGATGCCTACGGAGATGTAGGAGACACTCAGACTATGGAGCAACATCCTAACCGTCCCTCATTGGGTGAGAGTCAGTCTCCCAGCAGCACAAATTATTTCAGTCCAAAAGATGCTAGTTTTGGTGGGAATATGTTGAGTACTGGAACAGCAGGAGATGGAGGTTTGAATTCCACCCCTAACTACTGCATGCCATCCAGTCGAGAGGAGACTTTTCTaattgaggaggaggaagaggaagatgacGATGAGCTCTTGTACCCAAGGAAACAGGAACGGGGGAGCAGCAGGAGAAAAAAGTCCATCCCAGCTTCTGATCATGAAATGGGAGAGAGTGACAGTTTTGGAGTGTCATCCTACCAAGATGGAGAGTCGTCCCCACCCCAGAAACGCCCCACCTATAGTCAACCTAGCATTATGCCTCGTAAGCAATGGGTAGTGGTAAAAACTGAACGCTCCAGGGATGACGACCTTATTGTAGTTTCAGGAGAGGAAGGAggtgaagatgaagaggagagGGAGCTGGAGATTACAAAAGTgcgagaaaaagagaggacTTTTAATATTTCGAATGTTAGGACACTCTCTGCAGAGCTTGGCACCAGGGAAGAAATGGAAGCACAG GTTGACTTCTGTCAGTCCTCCGAAGACTACCTCAAGTTTGAAAGTGGTATAATGGAACAGGCATCATCACAACACGCTCTTGAAAACCCCAGCAATCGGGGAGTTTCTGCATTATTAGGTTCTGTTCAGTCCACTACTGCAAGAGCCCAGCTTTTCCCACTAGACATGCAAGGCAATCAAATCCTCCTTTATAATCAGTCTACTCTAGACTCTTCTCCTCCACTGGGTGTTTCAGGAGGATTGCCTGGTGTGTCTTTAAAAGGGAATGTGGAGCATGGAGCCGTCCACTTGTCTGGACAGGTTGGAATGGATGGCGGATTAGAGGGTTTAGATGGCAGTGGAACTGGCACCTCAGGCAAAGTTTTTATGTGCCACTGTGGCAAAAGGTTTACCCACAAGAGCATGCGAGACCGTCACATTAACATGCACCTGGATCTGCGGCCTTTCCACTGTCCTGTATGCGCTAAGAAGTTCAAGATGAAGCACCACCTCACAGAGCACATGAAGACACATACAGGTTTAAAGCCCTACGACTGCCATGGCTGTGGGAAGAAGTTCATGTGGCGTGACAGCTTTATGAGGCACAGGTCCCATTGTGAGAGGCGCAGTGGGATCACGGTTAGTAGTGAGGTACGAGGATCAGAAGGGACAGTGGTCTCCCCACCACATCACATTCAGCACCAGTCTTCAAGTAGTGAAGGTACTCAAGGAAGCAATGCTGGTAGAAGTGGAATTCCCGTTTTGTCTCCACATAACTCAAGTTCCAGTAACAGTGCAGTATCTTGTTTGACCATGGCAGTCCCTGGACCTATTTTAGGGATAAATAACCAAAGTGGCATGTATGGTCTTGGTTCTGGTGTTCTTGGGTTGGGAGTAAGTCATAATGTATGTGAAGAAGAGGTTAGTGAAGTTAGTGTTGATGAAAGCAGCGTCACTTAA